Genomic segment of Drosophila simulans strain w501 chromosome 2R, Prin_Dsim_3.1, whole genome shotgun sequence:
TTAGACACGAAAGTGTTCCTATTCAAACACCAAAGGTATAGAAGTAAAAGGTAGCACCGGACATGATGGCTCTAGCTGCAGCGACGTGGCGAAGCAATCGGCTGAGGCATGGAAATCGCCCAGGATCTCCATCACCTTTCCCAGTGAGAACCTGGTAAATTTGTCAAGATGAGTTTGGTTTTAAGTACTGAGCATACGTCTTGAAGCTTACCAAATTTTTGGACAGCTCGGATCCAGTTTTGCCGCAtctttcagcattttttcagCCAGTCTCGGTTCGCCCAGTATCAAATGCGCCTCCCCCAGTGCACGCAAAGCCTCTGTGTGATTTGGGTTGGCGGCCACGGCGTTCAGGAAGCATTGCTTGGCGTCAAACCATTGCTCCAAATAGACATGCACTTGACCACGCTAAAAGTATGGTACTTATATTAGTTAGAGTTGGAAAGAAATAAATCAAGATTGAAGGATTTACCATAAACATAATCTGATGCGAAAGCGGATAAATCTGTGAGGCTTCGTGTATGCAGTTGAGTGCCTCGTTGGGCTGATCAATGCGCAGATAGACATCAGCCAGCAGAAGCCATATCTGAAACGAATCCATTTAGCCGCATTAAGTACATTATCTTGAATATTAAACGAAACTAAGAACGCACTTCAATCTGTAGCATCCAGGGTCGTCGAGGTCCAGGACGCTGCGTAAATGAGCTCAGTGAGCTTGCTGCTTCACTCAGAGCCTGTTCAACGCGGGAGACTGCAGCCAATGAAGCCGCGTACACAGAATCTTTAAAAAGCGAATTTCATATTAGTTCTTTCGACAAAAGCTTATACATAACGAATAGACAAAAGGTTGAAACGGAAACAAAGATAAGACGATAAGGATAGACAACATTTTGAGATCATGCAAATATGTTTTAGAAGAGGGCCAGAATGGTAATATTATCTCGCCTAACAAGTAACGAGCCAAAAAAATACTCTAgtacttaattaataatatgtttTAAACTTATTTCGGTTGTCGCAAATACCGCACAATGGTATTTTTGTGACCTCCGAAGACATAAATCGAAGATTGTTGCATACAAATCTTTTTTCATACCATActctttaaataaaagaagaatGTACAAATGCGGGTGCGTTTAGAGGAGTACTTAATggtatttacaaaatgttatGGAAGTGTTAATAAGAATAGGAAAAAGTAAAGCATGGGAGGAAATCAAAGATCGGCGAATTTAATATAGGAAACTACAGAACCAGAAAAATTGGAATGAATGCGAGTCCCGGTGTTGACCAAATTCGATATACTGGCAAAATCGAAGCTTGATTAAACCGGAATTTTCTTAGCAAACTTACAATTATTTATGCgagtttgatttgtttgttatgtatattacATAGATTCCGCAGAGTTTGggatacagatatatatacgAGTGTATATACACAGAACATTCACATTATTAGATAGAGAGATATGAATAAGTCAGATGCAAGCGGCAGCTATCGAGTTCTTACTTGAATCCTTGTCGGACATCTGTGAGGAATGTGCCAAGTGAACACCACTCTTGGTATCTGAGTGCTTCTCCTCCTCTCCCGCTAGCTGGGCCTCGTAAACGTCCCGCCACACGGCCAGCATGTGCTGCACAGTGCCCAGCGCCGTCTCCGCGTCTTCTAGATGCAGCTGAAGGTGTGCCTTAACGTGCAGTAGCTGCAGGTTATCGGGAAACTCGTGTAAAGCATCCTCCACAACTCCCAAAGCTTCACGAGGTCGTCGCGACGCAGTCAGCAACAGTGCGAACAGGTGTAGACATGGCGCATGTTCCATACGCAACGCCAGCGCGAAACGGATATGAACCAATGCGTCCGCCAGCTGTCCAAGAAGCGCGTACTGCAACGACAAGTAGTATTCCGCCAGGTGGTCGTTCCCATCGAACTGCACAGCGCGCTCCAGGGCGTCCAAAGCCAGCTTGTGACACGCATCTCGCTCGCTTTTTAGGTTTGACTGGATGGCTAGCTGTTGGTGGCCGATGCCCACAAAGAGTTGGCTTCGCGATGGTCGCAGGCCTGTAAATGGAAGAAGTGAAGTTTGGAGAAGCGtaatgaaatttgtttaaatctATAAACTCAATGTTATCTTACCCTTCACTTCGCGCTTCAGCGCTTGCTGAGCATAGTCAAGACCTTGCTTTACCGTCTCCAGACTCTCGTAGCAAAGGCGAGAAGCTAACAGACAAGGTAAAGGATCACTAGGAGTCAACTTCATTGATTCTTGTAAGACCCTTAAAGCGTGCGAGTGCTTTTCGGCTGCCATCAAACTTAAGCCGTACTGCCGCCACACATGCTGTTCACCGAAGCTAAACTTTAGCGCCTTCTCAAAGGACTCATTTAATAGCTGGACGAGCCCCCAGCGCACAGTAGCCAAGGTAAGGAGGTCATAGACAGCCGTAACGTTGCCCATAGCATGCTGACGGGCCTGTCTAAACTCAGGACTCTGCGACAAAACTGTATCCCTCACAGCCAGTGCCTCGGCTATGAGTAGCAATAGAATCACCTCTTCCTGCTGGTTCCGAGGGTTAAACTGCTGGCGGGCTGCGTATTTACGCGGTTTCCAAAGTTTCTTGGAGGATCCTCCTCGCAGCGTCCCACCTCCAGATTTTCCGGTAAAGGGAGGCGAGTAAATCGTGCCCGAGACCCCTCTCAAAAGGACCTCAGCTAGCTGGCGGGCCAGCGTGAGGCGCAACGATTGAGTAGCCCGCGTTTCGATGGCGTTTAGCATGATCCGATACCGTTCAACGGCCTCTTGAAGCTTTTCCGTCTTAATAAGCACTATGGGTGCCCGCTGTAGCGCGGTCTCTAGTATGGCGCCCATTTTGCGGTTCATTTCCAGTCCACTCGGACCACTCGCCGGTATAGTACTGCTGATGGCAAAACTGCTGCTCGACGGCTGCACAGTGGAGGCGTTTACATTCAACGTAGAACCAGCTGTCGAGTTGTTGGACGAGCCACTGCTCCCACTAACGAGATCGTATTCCTGCAGATAGAGCAGCCCCAGATCAGATGCGCGCTCAAAACAGCTAATCTGGaataagaaattaataaattagtaacgtttttaaaatgaaatcgaGGATTTTACCATTTCCGTGTCCTTCTCGGCCTTCTTAAACTTAGATGACGGCTTCGTAGTCTGCTGCTCCAGGCACAATCCCTTGATGGCATACGACTCCGCAAGGATCTTCAGGCTTCggcttttatatatatatgtaagcaGAAGTAAAAGGTTAGTAAATTTGCTCTTAATTAAGAGTTGTTGTGTACATTCATCTTAATTTGCAAGTCCCCATGCAGTAGATGACAACATTTTGAGTAGAAAACCAATTGCCAACTTACAGGGTCAACTCCTTCTCGGCAAGCGTGTTGAGTTCTGCCTTGACGAAATTGTCCAGACTCTGCTCATACTCGCCGCAGGCAAAGCAcagcttggccagcagcagataGGCGTCCAGGGCAATGCCCGCCTTCTGGCCACTCTCACCCAAAGCCAAGTGAAGGAAGCGCCGGGCCTCCGTCAATCCAGACTTGGCGCGCCCAAAATTTGAGTCTGATGCGAGTGCGTTCTCCTCCAGGTAACTCTCGAGACGGGCTTCCCCCACCAGAAAGTTGGCCAGGCACTCTGTTGCACGAAAGAAGGAAGTCATTGCAGGAGTACCGTCATCAGCGGAAACCTTTTTACCATTGTGCGGGGACCCGGTCTTCAGTTCATCCGTTAGCTCGATGACCCGTTGCCACTTGCCCTCGCTGCGACAGCTCTCAATCAGGGCCTCCACTTTGGTTGTAGTGTTACGCATGTTCTTGTTGGCCATATGTCCACTGCACGTATAATGTTGTCACTCTATGCTTGCTGTGTGTGGCCAGTGTGTGCCTGTGCTCGCTGTAAAGCGGATTTCTAAGCGCCTAAAGCGGATTCCTTCAAGACTaatcaaattgttttgcaaACATTGGAGTTATCTGTTTTCTCGCTCTTCTTCTTTCTCACATATGGCCGCATCTGTTATCGACAGCAACTGTTATCGGTAATCCGCTAACAGCGTGCTGTAAAGCGATTTGTGTACCAGTGCTGCTAAGACATCTGGGGTCCGTCCTCTGTTAGCTGCTAAAATGCTAACTCTCGGTCAGCtgttccatatttttttttccacattttatTGTCACAAGCGTGTGCAATCCAACAGAAGCTGTTCATGGTGTTGGTTGAATCGATAAGACCTAGTGTTGTAGCTCTTTCCTAATAAGATGATACCTCTGGTCGCCAAATAGAACATTATCAATCCCACATATTAGCAAGATGTCTTcattttatgttgttttctcACAAcagttataaatatatcatatatggttttatgcatatatgtacatactatTATAAACTACAATGTTTTCCGATTActcattttttcatttttaaaattggcaACACTGGTGGGCTCTGTTAACCgaggaaatatataaatttatgttagTTGTAAGTGTTTTCTTGCAGGAGACTGACGCACTTACTAGGCCTCCGCGAACGGGAACATATTttacggtttttttttttattaggaGTGTGGCGAATTTAACGGCAATAACGAaacgaaaagtgaaaacaaagtTCAAGTCGCCACTGGGCAATCGTGGGGCTTACTGGGCGGTAAGTGTTTTGTCCTTAAGattcatttttgtattttgggtGAAGGCGCAGCACGTGTGGATTTGTGTGCACACTCAGCTGTTCCTGAGGTTTCTGTTTTTCGCGAGCACACCACCAGAAAGCAATCAGTTGGAAAGCTATGAAATGGAAGTAGTCCAGGCAGAGTATTTGGACAAGAGTAGTTtcttgttgtgtgtgtgtgtgttaataCAAACGTTAAGTGCATTTCAACCTTCTAATAGGATATGCACTAGAAGAGTGCTCCCTGTATACCCTCTCTTATCGAGTTGAGTTGCacttttgctttcaatttcgGAAGCCATTTAAGcaatcaaatttgattttcctgAGTGACCCCTCATGCCAACCGTTCTCGCAGTCATCGATAACTTTTATCGCGTGCCCCTCAGATGTCAAAGTTAATTGCcagtcttttattttttcgccgGGCCTTGTGTTCTTTTGTTGCTTGTCGAATGTGCAATATTTGGgtcccatttgcatttcaatatACCAAATCTTAGGTAtctttaaagtaatttaaaacaaatcaacACAAAACATCCATATTAGATTCCCGGCTTTTGGCTCCTCTCGTTCTTCAAATTTCTTGCCAATCTTTTAGGCTCGAAGAGAATATTATTCACCCCAACCGAAGGAATTCGTCGAAagcggtggtggaggtgggGAGTTGGTTCCAGGGATAATAATGGTGGGGCGAACGGGACGGATAAGTGGGTTAGCAGTTCGATGCACAGTGGCTCTTTTATCCGAACtgccaaaaagcaaatggTATATCAAGCTGTCTTGTGGAGCtgctataaatattaaattaaaaatagattttaataaaaaaaattaaaaaaaggagTCGCCGTCTCACGCTCCCctggtgcgcttcgtcacaAAGTTATCAGTTTCCTTCAAAACACTATAAGTATTAGCAAAAAGTGCAAGGCCAACATCGCCaactaaaaaatgtatttcgtTTTTTGCATAAGTGAACTTATCCAGACACTCACTTTTTTAAGTATAATGGAAACCCTTGATCATTTTAgtcaaatttaaacaatttgaaaactttaaaaaagaCGACGAATATGTGCTCAAAGTGACATTAAAGATATAACACCTATGTGGATTATGGTTACAAAGTCTCGTTCTTTGAGCTCCCCGTTTATGGAAAAGCGCAAAACTGAAAAGTGTAAAAAAGGCGGcttaacaattttaaagtaGTGGGTGACAGGTTTACTTTCCCGTTTGCATTCTTAACTTAATACACTTATACAAACTTACAGGACAAGCTTAAGAAAATGTAGTACTTTTTAAAGGGAAGTGCCTTTTTAAAGGTAATTTTTGTTAGACTCTGAAAGAAATCAGGAAGTCAATTACCATTATATATTGCAATTATGGACGAAGGAACTTATCAAGTAACAAgtttattgaatttgcattattttattt
This window contains:
- the LOC6733219 gene encoding tetratricopeptide repeat protein 7B isoform X2, whose amino-acid sequence is MANKNMRNTTTKVEALIESCRSEGKWQRVIELTDELKTGSPHNECLANFLVGEARLESYLEENALASDSNFGRAKSGLTEARRFLHLALGESGQKAGIALDAYLLLAKLCFACGEYEQSLDNFVKAELNTLAEKELTLRSLKILAESYAIKGLCLEQQTTKPSSKFKKAEKDTEMISCFERASDLGLLYLQEYDLVSGSSGSSNNSTAGSTLNVNASTVQPSSSSFAISSTIPASGPSGLEMNRKMGAILETALQRAPIVLIKTEKLQEAVERYRIMLNAIETRATQSLRLTLARQLAEVLLRGVSGTIYSPPFTGKSGGGTLRGGSSKKLWKPRKYAARQQFNPRNQQEEVILLLLIAEALAVRDTVLSQSPEFRQARQHAMGNVTAVYDLLTLATVRWGLVQLLNESFEKALKFSFGEQHVWRQYGLSLMAAEKHSHALRVLQESMKLTPSDPLPCLLASRLCYESLETVKQGLDYAQQALKREVKGLRPSRSQLFVGIGHQQLAIQSNLKSERDACHKLALDALERAVQFDGNDHLAEYYLSLQYALLGQLADALVHIRFALALRMEHAPCLHLFALLLTASRRPREALGVVEDALHEFPDNLQLLHVKAHLQLHLEDAETALGTVQHMLAVWRDVYEAQLAGEEEKHSDTKSGVHLAHSSQMSDKDSISRVEQALSEAASSLSSFTQRPGPRRPWMLQIEIWLLLADVYLRIDQPNEALNCIHEASQIYPLSHQIMFMRGQVHVYLEQWFDAKQCFLNAVAANPNHTEALRALGEAHLILGEPRLAEKMLKDAAKLDPSCPKIWFSLGKVMEILGDFHASADCFATSLQLEPSCPVLPFTSIPLVFE
- the LOC6733219 gene encoding tetratricopeptide repeat protein 7B isoform X1, with the protein product MANKNMRNTTTKVEALIESCRSEGKWQRVIELTDELKTGSPHNECLANFLVGEARLESYLEENALASDSNFGRAKSGLTEARRFLHLALGESGQKAGIALDAYLLLAKLCFACGEYEQSLDNFVKAELNTLAEKELTLRSLKILAESYAIKGLCLEQQTTKPSSKFKKAEKDTEMISCFERASDLGLLYLQEYDLVSGSSGSSNNSTAGSTLNVNASTVQPSSSSFAISSTIPASGPSGLEMNRKMGAILETALQRAPIVLIKTEKLQEAVERYRIMLNAIETRATQSLRLTLARQLAEVLLRGVSGTIYSPPFTGKSGGGTLRGGSSKKLWKPRKYAARQQFNPRNQQEEVILLLLIAEALAVRDTVLSQSPEFRQARQHAMGNVTAVYDLLTLATVRWGLVQLLNESFEKALKFSFGEQHVWRQYGLSLMAAEKHSHALRVLQESMKLTPSDPLPCLLASRLCYESLETVKQGLDYAQQALKREVKGLRPSRSQLFVGIGHQQLAIQSNLKSERDACHKLALDALERAVQFDGNDHLAEYYLSLQYALLGQLADALVHIRFALALRMEHAPCLHLFALLLTASRRPREALGVVEDALHEFPDNLQLLHVKAHLQLHLEDAETALGTVQHMLAVWRDVYEAQLAGEEEKHSDTKSGVHLAHSSQMSDKDSNSVYAASLAAVSRVEQALSEAASSLSSFTQRPGPRRPWMLQIEIWLLLADVYLRIDQPNEALNCIHEASQIYPLSHQIMFMRGQVHVYLEQWFDAKQCFLNAVAANPNHTEALRALGEAHLILGEPRLAEKMLKDAAKLDPSCPKIWFSLGKVMEILGDFHASADCFATSLQLEPSCPVLPFTSIPLVFE